CACCCTGAGGTTTATCCTCCCGTCATCGCCAGTGGTGCCCACCACCCTGCCGTTGTGGTATACTGGCACGTCTCTGAGAGCCTTCCCCCCGTAGTAGACCGCCACGGTGAACTTCTGACCAGTTCTCAGACTGGAGGGGTCTTCCAGAAGGGTTATTTCCAGACCGTCGGTGAGGGGTGTTTTTGCCAGAATCCTCCCTTCAATTCTCCTGACCGTCTCCACCGAATACCAGCTCTCTATGGGGTTTTTCACCTCTTCTCTTGGCAGGTTCTTTAAACCCTCGGGAGTCTTTGTCCAGTAGCCACTGGAGAGGTTAGCCTGAACCATCTGGCACTTGCCCCTTAGCCTCACTGGATATTCTGAGACGATTTGAGATGGAAGCCTTCTGCCCTCTGAGTCAAAACATTCAAAGCTGTGAACTCTGCTGGGGTCGTATCTCACCTGTGCCTCCTCACCACTACCCGGTCTGAGATGCCCGTAAAGAAGCACATACTCCCCTCCCCTCTTCTCTATCCATAGCTCGTGAGACCAGCAAAGGCTTAGCAAAAGGAAAAGTATCCAGAGCATTCAGAGCTCCTTATTACAATTTTATCAAAAGTAATATTAATGAATTTTCATTCATATTTCAAGATGATTTATATCATATTTCTCCGAGCTCCACCGCATAATCTCATAGGGAATGATATTCACACACCACTGTCAGATAAAAGCACCACTGGAAAGGGTGCGTGCCTTCTTTAACAGTCCTGTGAACCTTCTCAAGATAACTCCCTTAGGTTTCCTGATGGACTTAAACCCAAAGGAGGAGCTAAGAGATGGTCTGAAAATAGAGCTCAAGTTTATGGGTATAGGGCTTATGGAAAGCCTAATCCGAGACGTGGGTCCCTACGGTTTTACAGACTTTGCTCTCAAAAAGCCTGCTCTCATAAAATACTGGGAACACAGACACCTTCTGATTCCAAAGGGCGATTCAACGGTAATAGAAGACCATCTAACGGTAGAAGCCTACCTGCCTGAGCCCTTGATTGGGGCTTTTTTGAGGCTTATGTTTATACACAGATGCAGGACAATAAGAAAACTGCTGGAATAGAGCCCCAGACTTACGCCCTTGCAGGAACACTTCTGCTTCCCCTTGGGGGTATAAGCTGGTTTTTTGTTCTGCCAGGAGGACTCGCCCTGATGTATGGTATGGCCGGACTTCTGGAGAGGGCTTCTCTTGGAGAGCTAAAAAGGACCTTCGGTGTGGGTCTTCTGCTTGCCATACTGGGGGGCATGTGGGCAAGGCATGTGCTTGACAACTATGGCTTTGAGGTCAAAAGGCTTCTTCTGACCGCTCTGATTTCTGGCGTCGGTATCTACATGCAGTCAAGGTGCTACAGTGCTCTGGCAAGGGTAGAGAAAAAAGACCTCCTTGAAATGGGTGGTGTGCTCCTTGTGGTGGGTTCTGCCACCTTCTGGTTTTACCTTGGCTTTTTGCCCCTTACCCTTGGTGTAATTCTTATAGCTTACTCCTTCTGGAGGTGGTAAGATGAAGGAGCTTCTTATAAAAGTGCTTGCCCTTCTTGGAATAGCTCAGGCGGGCGCTCCCCTTCAGGAAGGTCAGCAGGCATACCTATTTAGCCTGAAAAACCACGAGGGAAAGACTGTAAACCTCTCAGACTACAGGGGCAAGTGGGTGGTGCTCTACTTCTACCCTAAGGCGGACACCCCCGGCTGCACCGCTCAAGCAAAGGAATACACAAGGCTCATGCCGGAGTTTGAGAGGCTGAGAGTAAAGGTCTTTGGGGTGAGCACGGATAGCGTGGAGAGCATAAGGAGGTTCAGGGACAAATACAACCTCTCAGTGGAGTTTCTCTCCGACCCCAAAGGTAGCGTGGCAAAAGCCTATGGCGTGACAGTTATAGCGGGCTTCTGCTCTCGTGATACGGTGCTGATAAACCCAGAGCTGAAGGTTGAAAAGATATACAGGGGCGTTGACCCCTCTGCAGACCCACAGAGGGTTTTAGATTATCTAAAAAACAAAGTAAAATAAACTTCTTGAAATTAACAGCTTTTTGATAGCATATTCAGTGTATGCGTGCATCTCTTAAAGTCTCTGGAATGACCTGCGTAAACTGTGCGAGGGCAATAGAGATAAGCCTTAAAAAGCTCAGGGGGGTGGAACATGTTCAGGTGTCCTTTGAACTGGGAAGGGTGGTTGTGGAGTTTAACGAGGAGCTCTTGGGAATTGAGCAGATAAAAAGTGTTATAGAGTCCCT
This window of the Aquificaceae bacterium genome carries:
- a CDS encoding peroxiredoxin, which codes for MKELLIKVLALLGIAQAGAPLQEGQQAYLFSLKNHEGKTVNLSDYRGKWVVLYFYPKADTPGCTAQAKEYTRLMPEFERLRVKVFGVSTDSVESIRRFRDKYNLSVEFLSDPKGSVAKAYGVTVIAGFCSRDTVLINPELKVEKIYRGVDPSADPQRVLDYLKNKVK
- a CDS encoding DUF4198 domain-containing protein, with the protein product MLWILFLLLSLCWSHELWIEKRGGEYVLLYGHLRPGSGEEAQVRYDPSRVHSFECFDSEGRRLPSQIVSEYPVRLRGKCQMVQANLSSGYWTKTPEGLKNLPREEVKNPIESWYSVETVRRIEGRILAKTPLTDGLEITLLEDPSSLRTGQKFTVAVYYGGKALRDVPVYHNGRVVGTTGDDGRINLRVREKGMQLIGVSVREKDQKGRADYTLRTFYLLFEVGR